From a region of the Fischerella sp. JS2 genome:
- a CDS encoding GerMN domain-containing protein, with the protein MSQQQGSKRVSSGVVAAISAAVVLVGGGVGWLTWNSNQNTNPTPSERLVPGNPSQVGNEQTTQIYWLQDTGTNFKLVPQSIQVQANRNQPNQFLTAAFQRLLEGPTEGSSGSSTIPQGTKVLGVDVQGDTVRVNLSGEFTSGGGSTSMQGRVGQIVYTATSLNPNAKVYIDVDGKQLDVLGGEGLELEQPLTRQNFNENFQP; encoded by the coding sequence ATGAGTCAACAACAAGGATCTAAACGGGTTTCTTCTGGTGTAGTAGCAGCTATTTCAGCAGCAGTTGTGTTGGTAGGAGGGGGGGTAGGCTGGTTAACTTGGAATTCTAATCAGAACACCAATCCTACACCATCAGAACGCCTTGTACCAGGGAATCCATCGCAGGTAGGAAATGAACAAACTACCCAAATTTATTGGTTGCAAGACACTGGCACAAATTTTAAATTGGTTCCTCAATCAATCCAAGTGCAAGCAAATCGTAACCAACCCAACCAGTTTTTAACAGCAGCATTCCAACGTTTGTTAGAAGGACCTACAGAAGGAAGTAGTGGTTCGAGTACAATTCCTCAAGGAACAAAAGTGCTGGGTGTAGATGTTCAAGGTGATACTGTCCGTGTCAACTTATCTGGAGAATTTACCAGTGGCGGCGGTAGCACTTCTATGCAAGGGCGTGTGGGTCAAATTGTTTACACTGCCACTAGTTTAAATCCAAACGCCAAAGTATACATTGATGTAGATGGCAAGCAACTAGATGTGTTAGGCGGTGAAGGTTTGGAGTTGGAACAGCCACTCACACGTCAAAACTTTAATGAAAATTTTCAACCTTAG
- a CDS encoding metalloregulator ArsR/SmtB family transcription factor has protein sequence MKQTLPVPPEVVQQVAEYFSLLSEPMRLRLLHLLRDEEKCVQELVEATQTSQANVSKHLKVMWQAGILSRRSEGTCAYYRVEDDMIFELCNQVCDRLASRLEQQARSFRVLNTK, from the coding sequence ATGAAACAAACGTTGCCTGTACCGCCAGAAGTTGTGCAACAAGTAGCTGAATACTTCAGCCTGTTGAGTGAACCAATGCGCCTGCGATTGCTGCATTTATTGCGGGATGAAGAAAAATGCGTACAAGAGTTGGTAGAGGCAACCCAAACGTCACAAGCAAATGTGTCAAAGCACCTGAAGGTAATGTGGCAAGCGGGAATTCTTAGCCGTCGCAGCGAAGGAACTTGTGCCTACTACCGGGTGGAAGATGATATGATTTTTGAATTGTGTAACCAAGTTTGCGATCGCCTTGCCAGCAGGTTAGAACAACAAGCCCGGAGTTTTCGTGTATTGAATACTAAGTAA
- a CDS encoding proline--tRNA ligase: protein MRLSQMLFVTLRDDPADAEIPSHKLLLRAGYIRRIGSGVYAYLPLMWRVLQKVSQIVREEMNATGAQECLLPQLQPAELWRESGRWDTYTKAEGIMFALSDRREQELALGPTHEEVITTIARDMIRSYRQLPLNLYQIQTKFRDEIRPRFGLMRGREFIMKDAYSFNADEESLKKTYQDMYQAYSNMLRRSGLAFRAVDADSGAIGGTGSTEFMVLAEAGEDEVLYTEDGKYAANVEKAVSLPVDAESSAFTSYEKRETPGTETIEKLCDFLKCSPTQVVKNVLYQALYDNGTTVLVLVSLRGDQEVNEVKLHNELTKLASQYGGNAVLKLAVPDADAQKKWAAKTLPLGYIAPDIADDYIQSTKDVAPKFLRLVDKTALDLKNFVTGANESGYHVVGANWEKQFKLPETIVDIRKARPGDRAMHNPEQTLKSARGIEVGHIFQLGTIYSIAMRATYTNEQGEEKPLVMGCYGVGVSRLAQAAVEQSYDQDGIIWPVAIAPYHAIVTIPNINDAQQVEIAEQLYTQLNQAGIETLLDDRNERAGVKFKDADLIGIPYRIVTGRAIANGKVEVVERKSRNSHEIPITEVVSTLKGWISQAVT from the coding sequence ATGCGACTGTCACAAATGTTATTCGTTACACTGCGGGATGATCCGGCCGATGCTGAAATCCCCAGTCATAAATTACTACTGCGCGCAGGTTACATTCGTCGCATCGGTAGCGGTGTTTACGCATATTTGCCATTGATGTGGCGGGTACTGCAAAAAGTCTCTCAAATTGTACGGGAAGAAATGAACGCCACAGGCGCACAAGAATGTCTCTTACCACAACTACAACCAGCAGAACTATGGCGTGAATCTGGCAGATGGGATACTTACACCAAAGCTGAGGGTATTATGTTCGCCCTCAGTGATCGTCGCGAACAAGAATTAGCATTAGGTCCAACTCACGAGGAAGTGATCACGACGATCGCTCGTGATATGATTCGCTCTTACCGACAGCTACCCCTGAACCTCTACCAAATTCAAACTAAATTCCGCGATGAAATTCGTCCCCGCTTTGGTTTGATGCGTGGACGGGAATTCATTATGAAGGATGCTTATTCCTTTAATGCGGATGAAGAAAGCCTGAAAAAAACTTACCAGGATATGTACCAAGCCTATAGCAATATGCTGCGGCGTTCTGGTTTGGCTTTTCGTGCTGTAGATGCTGACTCTGGGGCGATTGGTGGTACTGGTTCCACGGAATTTATGGTTTTGGCGGAAGCTGGCGAAGATGAAGTCCTCTACACCGAAGATGGCAAGTATGCTGCCAATGTGGAAAAAGCTGTTTCTCTACCAGTAGATGCGGAATCTTCGGCGTTTACAAGTTATGAAAAACGGGAAACTCCGGGAACTGAGACAATTGAAAAACTTTGTGATTTCCTCAAATGTTCTCCGACTCAAGTTGTAAAAAATGTCCTCTACCAGGCACTATACGATAACGGCACAACGGTTTTGGTACTGGTGAGTCTTCGGGGTGATCAGGAAGTTAACGAAGTCAAGTTACATAATGAGTTGACAAAACTAGCTTCTCAATATGGTGGAAATGCGGTTCTGAAGTTAGCAGTACCTGATGCAGACGCCCAGAAAAAATGGGCGGCGAAAACTTTACCTTTGGGTTATATTGCGCCTGATATTGCTGATGATTACATTCAATCTACTAAAGATGTTGCACCGAAGTTTTTGCGTTTGGTAGATAAAACAGCCCTTGATTTAAAGAACTTTGTCACGGGTGCCAATGAGTCTGGCTATCACGTAGTAGGTGCTAATTGGGAAAAGCAATTTAAACTACCAGAAACAATAGTAGATATACGCAAAGCCAGACCAGGCGATCGCGCCATGCATAACCCCGAACAAACTTTAAAAAGCGCCCGGGGGATTGAAGTCGGGCATATTTTCCAGTTGGGTACAATATACTCAATCGCAATGAGAGCAACTTATACCAACGAACAGGGAGAAGAAAAACCACTTGTGATGGGTTGTTATGGTGTGGGAGTGTCACGATTAGCACAAGCAGCAGTAGAGCAATCTTACGATCAAGACGGGATTATTTGGCCTGTAGCGATCGCACCATATCATGCCATCGTTACAATCCCTAACATCAACGACGCGCAACAAGTAGAAATTGCCGAACAACTTTACACACAACTCAATCAAGCTGGAATTGAAACCCTCCTCGACGACCGCAACGAACGAGCAGGAGTAAAATTCAAGGATGCAGATTTGATTGGCATACCCTATAGAATTGTTACAGGAAGAGCGATCGCCAATGGCAAAGTCGAAGTAGTCGAAAGAAAAAGCCGCAATTCTCACGAAATCCCGATCACGGAAGTTGTATCTACTCTTAAAGGGTGGATCTCGCAAGCAGTAACTTAG
- the efp gene encoding elongation factor P, whose translation MISSNDFRPGVSIVLDGSVWRVVEFLHVKPGKGSAFVRTKLKNVQSGSVVERTFRAGETVPQATLEKSTMQHTYKDGDEYVFMDMETYEEGRLSAAQIGDRVKYLKEGMEANVVRWGEQVLEVELPNSVVLEVVQTDPGVKGDTATGGSKPATLETGAVVMVPLFISQGERIRIDTRNDTYLGRE comes from the coding sequence ATGATCTCCAGTAACGACTTTCGACCTGGTGTCTCAATTGTTTTAGACGGATCTGTATGGCGGGTAGTGGAATTCCTCCACGTTAAGCCCGGAAAAGGTTCCGCTTTTGTACGCACAAAATTAAAAAATGTCCAGAGTGGAAGCGTGGTAGAAAGGACGTTCCGCGCCGGGGAAACTGTACCACAAGCGACTCTGGAAAAAAGCACGATGCAGCATACCTATAAAGACGGCGATGAATACGTTTTTATGGATATGGAAACCTATGAAGAAGGTAGATTAAGTGCAGCCCAAATTGGCGATCGCGTTAAATATCTCAAAGAAGGTATGGAAGCTAACGTCGTCCGTTGGGGTGAACAAGTACTAGAGGTAGAACTACCTAACTCTGTAGTATTAGAAGTGGTGCAAACTGACCCTGGTGTCAAAGGTGACACAGCTACTGGTGGCAGTAAACCTGCGACGCTAGAAACTGGTGCAGTTGTGATGGTTCCTCTGTTTATTAGTCAAGGAGAACGCATCCGTATTGACACCCGTAATGACACATATCTTGGCAGGGAGTAA
- a CDS encoding 1-acyl-sn-glycerol-3-phosphate acyltransferase → MPDVINQAQPPLEFIPPAFNPSVLRVIQLGLPSYLRWKTAISQIEADNVEVLVNLYRQFQEGKIRFLIAFRHPQATDPLCLGYLLSQLVPRVARQQGISLQHPIHAHFIYDRGITLWAGSHVAWIASKLGATPIQRGKADWTGLRSARDLFANGRFPMAAAPEGATNGLSEVVNPLEPGIAQMGFWCAEDLHKAGRDEQVLIVPIGIQYSYVADPWGAIANLLTKLETYSGLPPHHPSSLYPRLLRLAERLLSLMEDFYTRFYHQKLPEIPAQSEEINIFIAARLNALLNIVLQVAEQYFDLQPKGNFNDRCRRVEQAGWNYIFREEYKDIKALSSLERDLGDRIAEEANLRMWHMRLVESLVAVTGNYVHEKPTAERFAETTLLIWDVVTRIRGGNPFQRPLLGKQRAKITVGEPLSISERYPVYKENRQGARQAVADFTKDLQHAMEGLIVK, encoded by the coding sequence TTGCCTGATGTTATTAATCAAGCACAGCCGCCCCTAGAATTTATTCCGCCAGCATTTAACCCCTCGGTTTTACGAGTTATTCAGCTAGGTTTACCCAGCTACTTACGCTGGAAAACAGCAATTAGCCAAATTGAAGCAGATAACGTAGAGGTTTTAGTAAATCTCTACCGCCAGTTTCAAGAGGGAAAGATTCGTTTTTTGATAGCATTTCGCCATCCTCAAGCTACAGATCCATTGTGTTTGGGCTACTTGCTTTCCCAACTCGTGCCAAGGGTAGCACGACAGCAGGGAATATCGCTACAGCATCCAATCCATGCTCATTTTATCTATGATCGCGGTATTACTCTATGGGCTGGTTCCCACGTCGCTTGGATTGCTTCTAAGTTGGGTGCAACACCCATTCAACGGGGTAAAGCTGACTGGACAGGTTTGCGTTCAGCACGGGATTTGTTTGCCAATGGGCGCTTTCCAATGGCTGCTGCACCAGAAGGTGCTACTAATGGGCTTTCAGAGGTTGTTAATCCCCTCGAACCTGGAATCGCCCAAATGGGCTTTTGGTGTGCTGAAGACTTGCACAAAGCTGGACGAGATGAACAGGTATTAATTGTACCAATAGGAATTCAATATAGTTATGTTGCAGATCCTTGGGGTGCGATCGCTAATTTATTAACTAAATTAGAAACTTACAGTGGTTTACCCCCCCATCACCCCAGTTCCCTTTACCCTCGCTTGTTACGATTAGCAGAACGTTTGCTCAGTTTAATGGAAGATTTTTATACACGGTTTTATCATCAAAAATTGCCAGAAATCCCAGCACAATCTGAAGAAATAAATATATTTATTGCTGCTCGTCTCAATGCACTTTTAAATATAGTTTTACAAGTAGCAGAACAGTATTTTGATTTGCAACCCAAAGGTAATTTTAATGATCGTTGTCGCCGAGTCGAACAGGCAGGTTGGAATTATATTTTTCGAGAAGAATATAAGGATATCAAAGCACTGTCATCTTTAGAAAGAGATTTAGGCGATCGCATTGCCGAAGAAGCAAATTTACGGATGTGGCACATGCGTTTGGTAGAAAGTTTGGTTGCTGTCACAGGTAATTATGTACACGAAAAACCTACCGCCGAACGCTTTGCTGAAACAACATTACTCATTTGGGATGTAGTCACTCGAATCAGAGGTGGTAATCCTTTCCAGCGACCGCTTTTGGGCAAACAGAGGGCGAAAATAACTGTGGGTGAACCGTTATCAATTTCAGAACGGTATCCGGTGTATAAGGAAAATCGTCAAGGTGCAAGACAAGCAGTTGCAGATTTTACCAAAGATTTGCAGCACGCTATGGAGGGTTTGATTGTGAAATAA
- a CDS encoding ion channel, whose product MRLVRQKKRSQRRLQRLLPKVHIKIQDGRFEVLGMNVWYSYWRDPYHLLLTIPWPGFLGLIALFYLTTNALFALAYLAGGDCIANARPGSFLDAFFFSVQTLASIGYGAMFPKTTYANVVVTIEAMIGLVGIAVLTGLAFARFSRPTARVIFSRVAVIAPHNGVPTLMFRAANKRRNQILEAQLRVYLMRDEVTTEGQFIRRFHELNLLRNQTPSFTLSWTAMHPIDESSPLYGMTPESLMATKTSIVVSLSGIDETVVQVLHARQTYAAHEILWNNQFVDIFYHTSDGNRYIDYNYFHDVMPLE is encoded by the coding sequence GTGAGATTAGTTCGACAAAAAAAACGGTCTCAGAGGCGACTACAGCGTTTACTCCCGAAAGTCCATATCAAAATCCAGGATGGACGGTTTGAAGTCTTGGGCATGAATGTTTGGTATTCCTACTGGCGTGATCCTTACCATTTGCTTTTGACAATTCCCTGGCCTGGCTTCTTGGGGTTAATTGCTCTATTTTATTTAACTACTAATGCCTTATTTGCCTTAGCATACCTCGCAGGGGGAGATTGTATTGCTAACGCTAGACCTGGGTCTTTTCTCGATGCCTTTTTCTTTAGCGTCCAAACTCTGGCTTCTATTGGCTACGGGGCAATGTTTCCTAAAACAACCTATGCCAATGTTGTTGTCACTATTGAAGCAATGATAGGTTTGGTGGGAATTGCGGTGCTGACTGGTTTAGCATTTGCCCGTTTCTCTCGACCTACGGCCCGTGTCATTTTTAGCCGGGTAGCAGTAATTGCACCTCACAATGGTGTACCTACTCTCATGTTTCGCGCAGCAAACAAGCGCCGCAACCAGATTTTGGAAGCGCAGTTACGGGTTTACTTGATGCGTGATGAAGTGACTACCGAAGGTCAATTTATACGTCGGTTTCACGAACTCAACTTGCTGAGGAATCAGACACCAAGTTTCACGCTAAGTTGGACAGCTATGCATCCAATTGATGAGTCAAGTCCTTTATATGGCATGACACCAGAATCTTTAATGGCAACAAAAACTTCGATTGTGGTTTCCCTCAGTGGAATTGATGAAACAGTCGTACAGGTTCTTCACGCCCGTCAAACCTACGCTGCTCATGAAATCTTATGGAATAACCAATTTGTAGATATTTTTTACCACACCTCTGATGGAAATCGCTACATCGACTACAACTACTTCCACGATGTCATGCCATTAGAGTAG
- a CDS encoding NAD(P)H-hydrate dehydratase — MNTQHPTPNNQQRIQISQVVVTAQQMREIEARIFAAGMPVAALMEKVAGLIARRIQVLYLSEDAETENFSVSVRPHKVGILVGPGHNGGDALVVARELHFREYSVYIYSPFGKLKELTAQHLQYAQSLGIPCYQSIEELPECDLLVDGLFGFGLERELKDPVASAINQLNDKSVPIISIDMPSGLHTDTGEVLGTAIRASHTFCLGLWKLGLLQDQALEYVGKAELIDFDIPLADVEAVLEQTPRIKRVTKNSVFSTLPLSRPAVTHKYKEGHLLLICGSRRYAGGAILTGLGARASGVGMLSIAVPESLKPILVSHLPEALIVGCPETQTGAIAQLQLPENTDLNSFDAIACGPGLTKDASPIIQQVLKSTNPLVLDADGLNILAEIATPPNPPLTKGGTKGGVSLTNGGIRQALTVLTPHAGEFQRLFPDLPDAKHNRIEAVREAAVQSGAVVLLKGARTAIANPQGRVWIVPESTPALARGGSGDVLTGLIGGLIAQAVTHQIPAEDMVAAAAWWHAQAGILAAQERTELGVDAFTLTQYLNLVLNHIDFDRL, encoded by the coding sequence ATGAACACCCAACACCCAACACCCAACAACCAACAAAGAATCCAAATTTCGCAAGTTGTAGTGACAGCACAACAGATGCGCGAGATTGAAGCGCGTATCTTTGCAGCAGGTATGCCTGTAGCGGCTTTGATGGAAAAGGTCGCAGGACTGATTGCCCGTCGTATTCAGGTGCTTTATCTTTCTGAAGACGCGGAGACAGAAAATTTCTCTGTGTCTGTGCGTCCACACAAAGTCGGAATTCTCGTCGGCCCCGGTCATAATGGTGGGGATGCTTTGGTAGTTGCCCGTGAATTGCACTTTCGCGAGTACAGTGTCTATATATACAGTCCTTTTGGCAAACTCAAAGAATTAACTGCACAGCATTTACAGTATGCTCAGAGTCTGGGTATTCCCTGTTATCAATCAATTGAGGAGTTGCCGGAGTGTGATTTGTTGGTTGATGGGCTGTTTGGATTTGGGTTAGAAAGAGAACTCAAAGATCCTGTTGCTAGTGCGATTAATCAGTTAAATGACAAGTCTGTACCAATTATTAGTATCGATATGCCGTCTGGCTTGCATACAGATACTGGCGAAGTTTTAGGAACTGCTATCCGTGCTAGCCACACTTTTTGTTTGGGTTTGTGGAAATTAGGTTTATTACAAGACCAGGCTTTAGAATATGTGGGCAAAGCAGAGTTAATAGATTTTGATATTCCTTTGGCGGATGTGGAAGCAGTATTAGAACAGACACCCAGGATTAAACGTGTCACTAAAAATAGTGTGTTTTCAACTCTGCCTCTATCGCGTCCTGCTGTCACCCATAAGTACAAAGAAGGCCATTTACTGCTAATTTGCGGTTCGCGTCGCTATGCTGGAGGCGCAATTTTGACTGGATTGGGAGCAAGGGCAAGTGGAGTTGGTATGCTGTCGATCGCTGTGCCAGAATCTCTCAAACCAATCTTGGTGAGTCATTTGCCAGAAGCGCTGATTGTCGGATGTCCAGAGACACAAACAGGTGCGATCGCTCAATTACAATTACCCGAAAACACAGACTTAAATTCCTTTGATGCGATCGCCTGTGGCCCCGGTTTAACCAAAGATGCTAGCCCAATTATTCAACAGGTGTTAAAAAGCACAAACCCTTTAGTTCTTGATGCTGATGGTTTAAATATTTTGGCGGAAATAGCAACCCCCCCTAATCCCCCCCTTACTAAGGGGGGGACGAAAGGGGGGGTGTCCCTTACTAACGGAGGAATACGACAAGCATTAACAGTACTTACACCCCATGCAGGCGAATTCCAACGCTTATTTCCTGATTTACCAGATGCCAAACACAATAGAATCGAAGCAGTGCGAGAAGCAGCAGTACAAAGCGGGGCAGTAGTATTGTTGAAAGGAGCAAGAACAGCGATCGCTAATCCCCAAGGTAGAGTGTGGATTGTTCCTGAAAGTACTCCTGCTTTGGCGCGGGGTGGTAGTGGTGACGTGTTAACTGGATTAATAGGTGGATTAATTGCTCAGGCTGTTACCCATCAAATACCTGCCGAAGATATGGTAGCAGCTGCTGCTTGGTGGCACGCTCAAGCTGGAATTTTAGCAGCCCAAGAACGCACAGAATTAGGAGTTGATGCATTTACGTTGACTCAGTATTTGAATTTAGTTCTCAACCACATTGATTTTGATAGACTGTGA
- the accB gene encoding acetyl-CoA carboxylase biotin carboxyl carrier protein yields MPLDFNEIRQLLETIAKTDIVEVALKSNDFEITIRKAVSATPGVLPATVATPSVATGGPGLPLVSAMPSVASTPTTDATTSSTVNTPISTGVKSSATSSALEQKKFTDVTSPMVGTFYRAPAPSEPPFVEVGDRIRSGQTVCIIEAMKLMNEIEAEVSGQVVEILVQNGEPVEYGQPLMRINPD; encoded by the coding sequence GTGCCATTGGACTTTAATGAAATTCGTCAATTGTTAGAAACCATTGCTAAAACAGACATTGTAGAAGTAGCGCTCAAAAGCAACGATTTTGAAATCACAATACGTAAAGCTGTTAGCGCCACTCCTGGAGTGTTACCAGCAACCGTAGCGACTCCAAGCGTTGCTACTGGCGGCCCCGGATTACCGCTTGTAAGTGCAATGCCATCAGTAGCATCTACTCCGACAACAGATGCAACTACAAGCAGTACAGTTAATACTCCTATTAGTACAGGTGTAAAATCATCAGCTACTTCCTCAGCGCTTGAGCAAAAAAAATTTACAGATGTTACTTCCCCAATGGTGGGAACATTTTATCGTGCCCCTGCACCTAGTGAGCCACCATTTGTAGAAGTGGGCGATCGCATCCGTAGCGGTCAAACTGTGTGTATTATTGAAGCCATGAAGCTAATGAACGAAATTGAAGCGGAAGTATCCGGGCAAGTGGTCGAAATTCTGGTTCAAAATGGCGAACCTGTAGAATATGGCCAACCTTTGATGCGAATTAATCCAGATTAA
- a CDS encoding pentapeptide repeat-containing protein: MRLDYSGQNLRGRSFKGQNLTGADFSETDIRAVNFTNANLKTAKFVDTKAGVPPSWKLGFAILSFLGSIITFIVAFSLIHGGWFLWQANLELNWIAIVLFVLVSAVIVYQGLETGFTIIAIAIAVSLLLMGLAAIAGNEVIPFTIVVILPVILSLGGSDLVAGSIVLVTIELGTVAGFLVAPAYGITMFAGALAGKQYGNTPNLESVPGSVVIPLFTVWIVAQTLLGSYMGWRTLKRDERFALIYKIAVNFAATGGTSFRNADLTNADFTGATLKNTDFRKANLTRTRFYEAKKLDFARVGDTILAKRNILNLLVTGNGRGKSYFGANLKGANLIGADLKEANLKDSDISQATFQGANLEWANLTLTQAVGTDFSSAQMTGVCVEAWNIESTTNLDNVDCRFIYLLENPKPGTDDRERRPGSGEFQPGEFTKLFEEVFNTVDLIFRNGIDWKAFVAAFKQVQVENEDTELAIQSIENKGDGVVVVKVAVPVDADKEKIHSDFTHNYQLALQAVEEKYKAQLQAKEHEIVIYRQQSAEMTEIVKLLANKPINVQVDNKLENKNMTNSNDSSRKVEIHAKDINASGQAFNLGDISGTVTNTINELPASPEPDKPGIKELLTKLQEAIEADANLSEEDKAEALEQVKTLAEVGQNPQEAGKQKTGKKAITMLKGLVSGLPATATLVEACSKLLPLISKLLGLG; encoded by the coding sequence ATGCGGCTAGATTACTCCGGTCAAAATCTCCGAGGTCGCTCTTTTAAAGGTCAAAACCTGACTGGGGCAGACTTCAGCGAGACAGATATTCGGGCAGTAAACTTCACCAATGCCAATCTCAAAACAGCAAAGTTTGTCGATACGAAAGCAGGGGTACCACCTTCCTGGAAACTTGGATTTGCCATCCTATCTTTTCTAGGATCAATCATTACCTTCATTGTTGCCTTCTCTTTGATTCATGGTGGATGGTTCCTCTGGCAAGCTAACCTGGAACTTAACTGGATAGCCATTGTCCTATTTGTTCTCGTTTCTGCTGTTATTGTTTATCAAGGCCTAGAGACAGGTTTTACCATAATCGCGATCGCGATCGCTGTTTCACTACTCCTAATGGGTCTTGCAGCGATCGCAGGAAACGAGGTCATCCCTTTCACAATTGTTGTAATATTGCCAGTCATTTTGTCTCTAGGCGGCTCTGATCTGGTTGCTGGTTCAATTGTTCTAGTAACAATTGAACTGGGGACAGTTGCTGGATTTCTGGTTGCACCTGCCTATGGAATCACCATGTTCGCTGGAGCCTTAGCTGGGAAACAGTATGGCAACACACCTAATCTTGAAAGTGTTCCCGGTAGTGTAGTTATCCCCTTGTTTACAGTTTGGATTGTGGCTCAAACCTTATTAGGTAGCTACATGGGGTGGCGAACCCTAAAACGTGATGAAAGATTTGCTTTGATTTACAAGATTGCTGTTAACTTTGCTGCTACAGGTGGAACTAGCTTTCGCAATGCCGACTTAACCAACGCTGATTTTACTGGCGCAACCCTCAAAAACACAGATTTCAGAAAAGCAAACCTGACACGCACTCGTTTTTATGAAGCCAAAAAACTTGACTTTGCCAGAGTCGGCGATACCATATTAGCTAAACGAAATATCCTCAATTTACTTGTCACTGGCAATGGTCGAGGAAAAAGTTACTTTGGTGCAAACCTCAAAGGTGCAAACCTTATCGGTGCTGATTTAAAAGAAGCAAATCTCAAAGATTCTGATATTAGTCAAGCTACCTTCCAAGGAGCAAATTTAGAATGGGCAAACCTAACTCTCACTCAAGCTGTGGGTACTGATTTTAGTAGCGCCCAAATGACTGGTGTTTGTGTAGAAGCGTGGAATATTGAAAGTACAACTAACTTAGATAACGTCGATTGTCGCTTTATTTATCTTCTCGAAAACCCCAAGCCTGGAACCGATGACAGAGAACGCCGTCCCGGCAGTGGCGAATTTCAACCAGGAGAATTTACTAAACTATTTGAAGAGGTTTTTAATACCGTTGATTTAATTTTCCGCAACGGCATTGATTGGAAAGCTTTTGTGGCAGCTTTCAAACAAGTGCAAGTCGAAAATGAAGACACAGAATTAGCTATCCAGAGTATTGAAAATAAAGGTGATGGCGTAGTTGTTGTTAAAGTTGCTGTGCCTGTTGATGCTGACAAAGAAAAGATTCATAGTGATTTCACACATAATTATCAACTAGCACTGCAAGCCGTAGAAGAAAAATATAAAGCCCAATTACAAGCAAAAGAGCATGAGATAGTCATCTACCGACAACAAAGTGCCGAGATGACTGAAATTGTGAAATTATTAGCTAATAAACCTATTAATGTTCAAGTAGATAACAAATTAGAAAATAAAAATATGACTAACAGTAATGATTCCAGCCGCAAAGTAGAAATTCACGCTAAAGATATTAATGCTAGCGGACAAGCTTTTAATTTAGGTGATATTAGCGGTACAGTGACAAATACGATCAACGAATTACCTGCTTCACCGGAACCAGATAAACCAGGAATCAAGGAATTATTAACAAAGTTGCAAGAGGCAATTGAAGCTGATGCTAATTTAAGCGAAGAAGACAAAGCCGAAGCGCTAGAACAAGTCAAAACCTTAGCTGAAGTTGGTCAAAATCCCCAAGAAGCAGGAAAGCAAAAAACAGGCAAAAAGGCAATCACAATGTTAAAAGGTTTAGTTTCTGGCTTACCTGCCACAGCCACATTAGTTGAAGCATGTAGTAAACTTTTACCATTGATTTCCAAGTTACTAGGTTTAGGCTAG
- a CDS encoding DUF2993 domain-containing protein: protein MEFLAILISSLLGVVAPVGVVIDQTAENTIRSQFSTVEQLQVRVDNAPSYQLLQGKVERVLIAGRSLQLKQQDFRIAVLELETDEIEFDPTSLRQNLPKLKQPLQAGVRLVVTEQDINKLLQSPQFLKRLRELNKGNFSGLEFTEASNFANPKVEFLPNNRFSFQVELQNDQEVIPLLIKINSGLNIVGGRQFQLVDPKVSLDGQEFPAEFLNMIISNINQQLDLRNLEGDGLQMRILKWKMKPGKLEMAAFVKLEPSSKFLETRR, encoded by the coding sequence ATGGAATTTCTCGCAATCCTTATATCTAGCCTATTGGGTGTAGTTGCTCCTGTAGGAGTAGTAATTGATCAGACTGCTGAAAATACCATCCGTTCACAATTTTCAACAGTGGAACAACTACAAGTAAGAGTGGATAATGCTCCTAGTTATCAATTACTCCAAGGTAAGGTGGAAAGAGTGTTAATTGCAGGGCGTTCTTTGCAATTAAAACAACAAGATTTCCGCATTGCAGTTTTAGAATTGGAGACCGATGAAATAGAATTTGATCCAACTAGTTTGAGGCAAAACTTACCCAAATTAAAACAACCTTTACAGGCTGGAGTACGGTTAGTTGTAACAGAGCAAGATATCAATAAACTTTTACAATCACCACAATTTCTGAAGCGACTGCGAGAATTGAATAAAGGGAATTTTTCTGGTCTTGAGTTTACCGAAGCCTCTAATTTCGCTAATCCTAAGGTAGAATTTTTACCCAATAATCGCTTTAGTTTTCAGGTAGAGTTACAAAACGACCAGGAGGTAATACCCCTTTTAATTAAAATCAATTCTGGGTTAAATATAGTTGGTGGCAGACAATTTCAACTAGTTGATCCAAAAGTATCATTAGACGGACAAGAGTTTCCAGCAGAATTTCTCAATATGATTATTAGTAACATAAATCAGCAATTAGATTTACGTAATTTGGAAGGTGACGGACTGCAAATGCGAATTCTAAAATGGAAAATGAAACCAGGGAAATTAGAAATGGCAGCATTTGTAAAGTTAGAACCATCTTCTAAGTTTTTGGAAACTCGTCGTTAG